A portion of the Megalobrama amblycephala isolate DHTTF-2021 linkage group LG23, ASM1881202v1, whole genome shotgun sequence genome contains these proteins:
- the rnf44 gene encoding RING finger protein 44 isoform X2, whose translation MRPWEVAVSRRPSTAPLNQRRVVGEPCITPLHLRRSPPVRRQWGQRDRPAVHTSLHQDENFHHPVFSQHQQIPLDESRQYSHTSAPPRMLHTATQPPQQNSIMVDLHEQMHQGSVPISYTVTTVTTHGFPIHTGQPIPACNAQQLPACSLIQACTMQHLPVSYQAFPPLISSEHFILHPSPPVPPHQPPHLPPLNQFVPIQPQHPRMPLQRVENEVDLRGDQHPLGTFSYPPAHHPPAMTPSVPLQYLPQEPLHQELPYGVPYPHMLPRRITGQRYRLQQPLPPPPPPPPYYPGFLPYFLSMLPVPPTAVGPAISLDLDVDDVEMENYEALLNLAERLGEAKPRGLTKADIEQLPSYRFNLENHQSEQTLCVVCFSDFESRQLLRVLPCNHEFHAKCVDKWLKTNRTCPICRADASEVHRDVE comes from the exons ATGCGACCATGGGAAGTAGCAGTGAGTAGGCGGCCATCAACAGCCCCCTTAAACCAGAGGAGGGTCGTCGGGGAGCCTTGCATCACCCCTCTGCACCTCAGGAGAAG TCCTCCAGTACGACGTCAGTGGGGGCAGCGAGATAGACCTGCTGTGCACACTTCCCTACATCAGGATGAGAACTTCCACCACCCTGTCTTCTCCCAGCATCAGCAGATTCCTTTAGATGAGTCCAGGCAATATAGCCACACCAGTGCACCTCCACGCATGCTGCATACTGCCACACAGCCCCCCCAACAGAACTCCATCATGGTGGATCTTCACGAACAG ATGCATCAAGGATCAGTTCCGATATCTTACACAGTTACCACGGTGACGACCCACGGTTTTCCCATCCACACCGGGCAACCTATCCCAGCCTGCAATGCTCAGCAGCTCCCAGCATGCTCG CTCATTCAGGCCTGCACCATGCAGCACCTGCCAGTGTCCTATCAGGCATTTCCACCATTGATCTCCAGTGAACATTTTATCCTGCACCCTAGTCCGCCAGTGCCGCCCCACCAGCCTCCTCACCTGCCTCCACTCAACCAGTTTGTTCCCATACAGCCCCAGCACCCACGCATG CCTCTGCAGAGGGTGGAGAATGAAGTGGATCTGCGAGGAGACCAGCATCCGTTAGGAACATTCTCTTATCCTCCAGCACACCATCCACCAGCAATGACCCCCTCCGTCCCCCTCCAGTACCTGCCCCAGGAGCCCCTCCATCAAGAGCTACCTTATGGAGTG CCATATCCGCACATGCTGCCGAGGCGTATAACTGGACAGAGGTACCGATTACAGCAGCCTCTGCCTCCCCCGCCTCCTCCACCGCCCTACTACCCCGGCTTCTTACCATATTTCCT CTCGATGCTTCCTGTGCCTCCAACTGCTGTGGGTCCTGCTATCAGTCTGGACTTGGATGTAGACGATGTGGAGATGGAAAACTATGAG GCGTTATTAAACCTCGCTGAGAGACTCGGAGAAGCAAAACCTCGAGGACTAACGAAAGCTGATATAGAGCAACTTCCATCCTACAGGTTCAATTTAGAAAACCACCAATCTGAACAAACTCT GTGTGTTGTATGCTTTAGTGATTTTGAGTCAAGGCAGCTACTTCGAGTATTACCCTGCAACCACGAATTTCATGCGAAATGTGTGGACAAGTGGTTAAAG ACCAATCGCACCTGTCCAATCTGTCGAGCCGACGCGTCTGAAGTTCACCGCGATGTGGAATGA
- the rnf44 gene encoding RING finger protein 44 isoform X1, producing MRPWEVAVSRRPSTAPLNQRRVVGEPCITPLHLRRSPPVRRQWGQRDRPAVHTSLHQDENFHHPVFSQHQQIPLDESRQYSHTSAPPRMLHTATQPPQQNSIMVDLHEQMHQGSVPISYTVTTVTTHGFPIHTGQPIPACNAQQLPACSVMFSGQLSLLCCLPPPLIQACTMQHLPVSYQAFPPLISSEHFILHPSPPVPPHQPPHLPPLNQFVPIQPQHPRMPLQRVENEVDLRGDQHPLGTFSYPPAHHPPAMTPSVPLQYLPQEPLHQELPYGVPYPHMLPRRITGQRYRLQQPLPPPPPPPPYYPGFLPYFLSMLPVPPTAVGPAISLDLDVDDVEMENYEALLNLAERLGEAKPRGLTKADIEQLPSYRFNLENHQSEQTLCVVCFSDFESRQLLRVLPCNHEFHAKCVDKWLKTNRTCPICRADASEVHRDVE from the exons ATGCGACCATGGGAAGTAGCAGTGAGTAGGCGGCCATCAACAGCCCCCTTAAACCAGAGGAGGGTCGTCGGGGAGCCTTGCATCACCCCTCTGCACCTCAGGAGAAG TCCTCCAGTACGACGTCAGTGGGGGCAGCGAGATAGACCTGCTGTGCACACTTCCCTACATCAGGATGAGAACTTCCACCACCCTGTCTTCTCCCAGCATCAGCAGATTCCTTTAGATGAGTCCAGGCAATATAGCCACACCAGTGCACCTCCACGCATGCTGCATACTGCCACACAGCCCCCCCAACAGAACTCCATCATGGTGGATCTTCACGAACAG ATGCATCAAGGATCAGTTCCGATATCTTACACAGTTACCACGGTGACGACCCACGGTTTTCCCATCCACACCGGGCAACCTATCCCAGCCTGCAATGCTCAGCAGCTCCCAGCATGCTCGGTAATGTTCAGCGGACAGCTCTCTCTGCTCTGCTGCCTTCCTCCTCCA CTCATTCAGGCCTGCACCATGCAGCACCTGCCAGTGTCCTATCAGGCATTTCCACCATTGATCTCCAGTGAACATTTTATCCTGCACCCTAGTCCGCCAGTGCCGCCCCACCAGCCTCCTCACCTGCCTCCACTCAACCAGTTTGTTCCCATACAGCCCCAGCACCCACGCATG CCTCTGCAGAGGGTGGAGAATGAAGTGGATCTGCGAGGAGACCAGCATCCGTTAGGAACATTCTCTTATCCTCCAGCACACCATCCACCAGCAATGACCCCCTCCGTCCCCCTCCAGTACCTGCCCCAGGAGCCCCTCCATCAAGAGCTACCTTATGGAGTG CCATATCCGCACATGCTGCCGAGGCGTATAACTGGACAGAGGTACCGATTACAGCAGCCTCTGCCTCCCCCGCCTCCTCCACCGCCCTACTACCCCGGCTTCTTACCATATTTCCT CTCGATGCTTCCTGTGCCTCCAACTGCTGTGGGTCCTGCTATCAGTCTGGACTTGGATGTAGACGATGTGGAGATGGAAAACTATGAG GCGTTATTAAACCTCGCTGAGAGACTCGGAGAAGCAAAACCTCGAGGACTAACGAAAGCTGATATAGAGCAACTTCCATCCTACAGGTTCAATTTAGAAAACCACCAATCTGAACAAACTCT GTGTGTTGTATGCTTTAGTGATTTTGAGTCAAGGCAGCTACTTCGAGTATTACCCTGCAACCACGAATTTCATGCGAAATGTGTGGACAAGTGGTTAAAG ACCAATCGCACCTGTCCAATCTGTCGAGCCGACGCGTCTGAAGTTCACCGCGATGTGGAATGA
- the faf2 gene encoding FAS-associated factor 2 has protein sequence MAAPEEQELSQAQTEKLLQFQDLTGLESMDQCRRTLEQHNWNIEAAVQDRLNEQEGVPSVFNPPPARPLQVNTTDHRVYSYIVSRPQPRGLLGWSYYLIMLPFRFTYYTILDIFRFALRFIRPDPRGRVTDPVGDVMSFIHSFEEKYGRSHPVFYQGTYSQALNDAKRELRYLLVYLHGDDHQDTDEFCRATLCSEEVLTFVNTRMLFWACSTSKPEGYRVSQALRENTYPFLAMIMLKDRKMTVVGRLEGLIQPEDLINQLTFIMEANQTYLMSERLEREERNQTQVLRQQQDEAYLASLRADQEKDRKKREEQEQKRQEEEKARQSILAEERRRRTLEEEKERKSECLPPEPPLDDPDSVKIVFKLPNDTRVERRFLFSQSLTVIHDFLFSLKETPEKFQIVTNFPRRVLPCLPTEEQPNPPTLKEAGLSRSEVLFVQDLTDD, from the exons ATGGCGGCGCCAGAAGAACAGGAATTATCTCAGGCTCAAACTGAAAAACTGCTCCAGTTTCAG GACCTGACAGGCTTGGAGTCAATGGACCAATGTCGGCGCACGTTAGAACAACACAATTGGAACATTGAG GCCGCAGTACAAGACAGACTAAATGAGCAAGAAGGAGTTCCGAGTGTCTTCAACCCGCCACCCGCCAGACCGTTACAGGTCAACACAACAGACCACAGAGTGTATAGCTATATTGTCTCAAGGCCACAGCCTAGA GGCTTATTAGGTTGGAGTTACTACTTGATAATGCTTCCCTTCAGGTTTACGTATTATACTATTCTGGACATATTCAG GTTTGCCCTGAGATTCATTCGGCCAGATCCGAGGGGTCGTGTCACGGATCCTGTTGGAGATGTCATGTCCTTTATTCATAGTTTTGAGGAGAAATATGGTCGATCGCATCCTGTATTCTACCAGGGAACATATAGTCAG GCTCTGAATGATGCCAAGCGAGAACTTCGCTACTTGTTAGTTTATCTTCATGGAGATGATCACCAGGACACAGATGAGTTCTGCCG AGCCACATTATGTTCAGAAGAGGTACTGACCTTCGTTAACACAAGGATGCTGTTTTGGGCGTGTTCCACCAGCAAGCCAGAGGGTTACCGAG TGTCTCAGGCCCTGCGTGAGAACACCTATCCCTTCCTGGCTATGATCATGCTGAAAGACCGCAAAATGACAGTTGTTGGGAGACTGGAGGGGCTGATCCAGCCTGAGGATCTTATCAACCAGCTGACCTTCATCATGGAGGCAAACCAGACATATCTCATGTCAGAACGACTAGAGAG GGAGGAGAGGAATCAGACGCAGGTACTGAGGCAGCAGCAGGATGAAGCTTACCTGGCGTCCCTCCGTGCAGACCAggaaaaagacagaaagaaaagaGAAGAACAAGAGCAGAAACGTCAAGAGGAGGAGAAGGCCCGCCAGAGCATCCTTGCCGAGGAGAGGAGACGAAGA ACACTGGAAGAAGAGAAGGAGCGCAAGTCTGAGTGTCTTCCCCCTGAGCCGCCCTTGGATGACCCTGACAGTGTCAAAATAGTGTTCAAATTGCCCAACGACACTCGTGTGGAGCGGAGATTCCTCTTCAGCCAGTCTTTGACG GTAATCCACGACTTCCTGTTTTCTTTGAAAGAGACCCCTGAGAAATTCCAAATAGTAACGAATTTCCCACGCCGGGTCCTGCCTTGCCTGCCGACGGAAGAGCAGCCCAATCCCCCCACTCTGAAGGAGGCCGGTCTGAGCCGGTCAGAAGTCCTCTTTGTGCAGGACCTCACAGACGATTGA